Proteins from one Pseudomonas bijieensis genomic window:
- a CDS encoding exodeoxyribonuclease VII small subunit, giving the protein MARKKAALDFEQSLADLQTLVERLENGELSLEDSLTAFEQGIGLTRDCQAALAQAEQKVQLLLERDGELTEEPFDADQPE; this is encoded by the coding sequence ATGGCCCGCAAAAAAGCTGCACTGGATTTCGAACAATCCCTGGCCGACCTGCAAACGCTGGTCGAGCGCCTGGAGAACGGCGAATTGTCGCTGGAAGACTCGCTGACCGCCTTCGAGCAAGGCATCGGCTTGACTCGCGACTGCCAGGCGGCGCTGGCCCAGGCCGAGCAGAAGGTGCAGTTGCTGCTCGAGCGCGATGGCGAGCTGACCGAAGAGCCTTTCGACGCGGACCAGCCTGAATGA
- the dxs gene encoding 1-deoxy-D-xylulose-5-phosphate synthase, translated as MPTTFQEIPRKRPTTPLLDRANTPDGLRRLGEAELETLADELRLELLYTVGQTGGHFGAGLGVIELTIALHYVFDTPDDRLVWDVGHQAYPHKILTGRRQRMGTLRQKDGIAAFPRRSESEYDTFGVGHSSTSISAALGMAIAARLQNSERKAIAVIGDGALTAGMAFEALNHAPEVNANMLVILNDNDMSISRNVGGLSNYLAKILSSRTYASMREGSKKVLSRLPGAWEIARRTEEYAKGMLVPGTLFEELGWNYIGPIDGHDLPTLIATLRNMRDLKGPQFLHVVTKKGKGFAPAEVDPIGYHAITKLEPLDAPAAAPKKAGGPKYSGVFGQWLCDMAAADPRLVGITPAMKEGSDLVAFSERYPQRYFDVAIAEQHAVTLAAGMACEGAKPVVAIYSTFLQRAYDQLIHDVAVQNLDVLFAIDRAGLVGEDGPTHAGSFDLSFLRCIPGMLVMTPSDENELRKMLTTGHLFNGPAAVRYPRGTGPNATIEADLEPIEIGKGVIRRQGKQTALLVFGVQLAEALKVAQALDATVVDMRFVKPLDEALVRKIAASHELLVTIEENAIMGGAGAAVSEFLARENILKSVLHLGLPDSYVEHAKPAQMLAECGLDEAGIETSVRQRLQLLGL; from the coding sequence ATGCCCACGACGTTCCAAGAGATTCCCCGCAAGCGCCCGACCACGCCCCTGCTGGACCGCGCCAACACGCCGGACGGCCTGCGTCGCCTGGGTGAAGCCGAGCTGGAAACCCTGGCCGATGAGTTGCGCCTGGAATTGCTCTACACGGTCGGCCAGACCGGTGGGCACTTCGGCGCGGGCCTGGGCGTCATCGAGCTGACGATCGCATTGCATTACGTGTTCGATACCCCGGACGACCGGCTGGTATGGGACGTCGGGCACCAGGCCTACCCGCACAAGATCCTCACCGGGCGTCGCCAGCGCATGGGCACCCTGCGCCAGAAGGACGGCATCGCCGCCTTCCCGCGTCGCTCCGAGAGCGAATACGACACCTTTGGCGTCGGCCACTCCAGCACGTCCATCAGCGCCGCCCTGGGCATGGCGATTGCCGCCCGCCTGCAAAACAGCGAGCGCAAGGCCATTGCCGTGATCGGCGACGGCGCTCTGACGGCGGGCATGGCCTTCGAAGCGCTGAACCACGCGCCGGAAGTCAACGCCAACATGCTGGTGATCCTCAACGACAACGACATGTCGATCTCGCGCAATGTCGGCGGGCTGTCCAACTACCTGGCGAAGATCCTCTCCAGCCGCACTTACGCCAGCATGCGCGAAGGCAGCAAGAAAGTACTGTCACGCCTGCCCGGTGCCTGGGAAATCGCCCGCCGTACCGAAGAATACGCCAAGGGCATGCTGGTTCCCGGCACGCTGTTCGAAGAGCTGGGCTGGAACTACATCGGCCCCATCGACGGCCACGACCTGCCCACGTTGATCGCCACCCTGCGCAACATGCGCGACCTCAAGGGCCCGCAATTCCTGCACGTGGTCACCAAGAAAGGCAAAGGCTTCGCCCCGGCGGAAGTCGACCCGATCGGTTACCACGCCATCACCAAGCTCGAACCCCTGGACGCCCCGGCGGCCGCGCCGAAAAAGGCCGGCGGACCGAAGTATTCCGGCGTGTTCGGCCAATGGCTGTGCGACATGGCCGCCGCCGACCCGCGCCTGGTGGGCATCACCCCGGCGATGAAGGAAGGCTCGGACCTGGTGGCGTTCAGCGAACGCTATCCACAGCGCTATTTCGACGTGGCGATTGCCGAGCAGCACGCCGTGACCCTCGCCGCCGGCATGGCGTGCGAAGGCGCCAAACCGGTGGTGGCGATCTATTCGACGTTCCTGCAACGCGCCTATGACCAGTTGATCCATGACGTCGCGGTGCAGAACCTCGACGTGCTGTTCGCCATCGACCGCGCCGGCCTGGTGGGCGAAGACGGCCCGACCCATGCTGGCAGTTTCGACCTGTCGTTCCTGCGCTGCATCCCCGGCATGCTGGTGATGACCCCGAGCGATGAAAACGAGCTGCGCAAGATGCTCACCACCGGGCACCTGTTCAATGGCCCGGCGGCAGTGCGCTACCCTCGTGGCACCGGCCCGAACGCAACGATCGAAGCCGACCTGGAGCCGATCGAGATCGGCAAGGGCGTGATCCGCCGCCAAGGTAAGCAAACCGCGCTGCTGGTGTTCGGCGTACAACTGGCCGAAGCCTTGAAAGTTGCACAAGCCCTGGACGCCACCGTGGTGGACATGCGTTTCGTCAAACCTCTGGACGAAGCCTTGGTGCGCAAGATCGCTGCCAGTCATGAGCTGCTGGTGACCATCGAGGAAAACGCCATCATGGGCGGCGCCGGTGCGGCGGTCAGCGAATTCCTGGCCCGGGAGAACATCCTCAAGTCGGTGCTGCACCTGGGCTTGCCGGACAGCTATGTCGAACATGCCAAGCCGGCACAGATGCTGGCTGAGTGCGGGCTGGATGAGGCCGGGATCGAAACGTCGGTGCGCCAGCGGTTGCAACTGCTGGGCCTGTAA
- a CDS encoding TonB-dependent receptor domain-containing protein produces the protein MKLRLALTLSLLPTPDLLADTFERDQALKLPDIVISANRQVEARNDSSAANTVFTRDDIERLQPASVTDLLSRVPGVQVAPLGGRGSLPGIYIRGTKSAQSLVLVDGQRIGNATSGDSNLQRLNIHQIERVEVLRGSRSVIYGADAVGGVIQIFTRRGNEQGLQPRLHLGFGSQQTWERSLSLSGGDEQTRFNLGASLDDSAGDNRTHESYASDRDEDANRNQSFSLSLSHAASDDLEVGLNLLDNRGKSEYDNPFGRFDPTTFESLPQQPHSEFAVSSFSTYVDGRLNDTWKSRLELGHSENREKTFDKLSDVREVFNTYRDSVTWQNDVKLDERNSLIVGGDWYQDRVNSSTPFDEDSRWNRAAFIQHRFQAETFSTELGLRRDQNQQFGGQNSWSGTLTLPINPDNDVLLTYSESFRAPTFNDLYYPDYSNPDLKPETAKSYELQWRSQLSDSARLETSLYRTDLEDAIIFGSNSRPQNVASARINGFEMALMQELFGWQSNLGLAIIDPRDRDSGHTLARRARRTLSLDLDRQFDRLGLGATWQAVSGSYDDENNRNALGGYALLGLRGSWALTREVKLEMKVDNLLDKGYSRALYSHDGQQYGYREDGRAWLFGVTWTPDI, from the coding sequence ATGAAACTGCGCCTAGCCCTCACTCTTTCCCTGCTCCCCACCCCTGATCTGCTGGCCGACACCTTCGAACGCGACCAAGCCCTGAAGCTGCCCGACATCGTGATCAGCGCCAACCGCCAGGTCGAGGCCCGCAACGACAGCAGCGCCGCCAACACGGTGTTCACCCGCGACGACATCGAGCGCCTGCAACCAGCCAGCGTCACTGACCTGCTCAGCCGCGTGCCGGGAGTGCAGGTGGCGCCGTTGGGTGGGCGCGGTAGCCTGCCAGGGATCTACATTCGCGGCACCAAATCGGCCCAGAGCCTGGTGCTGGTGGACGGCCAGCGCATCGGCAACGCCACCTCCGGCGACAGCAACCTGCAACGCCTGAACATCCACCAGATAGAACGGGTGGAAGTGCTGCGCGGCTCGCGCTCGGTGATCTACGGCGCCGATGCGGTGGGCGGGGTGATCCAGATTTTCACCCGTCGCGGCAACGAACAAGGCCTGCAACCACGCCTGCACCTGGGCTTCGGCAGCCAACAGACCTGGGAGCGTAGCCTGAGCCTGTCCGGTGGCGATGAGCAGACGCGCTTCAATCTCGGGGCCAGCCTCGACGACAGCGCCGGCGATAATCGAACCCACGAGTCCTACGCCAGCGACCGCGACGAGGACGCCAACCGCAACCAGTCCTTCAGCCTCAGCCTGAGCCATGCCGCCAGCGATGACCTGGAAGTTGGCTTGAACCTGTTGGATAACCGCGGCAAAAGCGAATACGACAACCCGTTCGGCCGCTTCGACCCGACCACCTTCGAATCCCTGCCCCAGCAACCCCATAGCGAGTTTGCGGTGAGCAGCTTCAGCACCTATGTGGACGGACGGCTCAACGACACCTGGAAATCGCGCCTGGAACTGGGCCACAGCGAAAACCGTGAAAAGACTTTCGACAAGCTCAGTGACGTCCGCGAAGTGTTCAACACCTACCGCGATTCCGTGACCTGGCAGAACGACGTGAAGCTGGACGAGCGCAACAGCCTGATCGTCGGCGGCGACTGGTATCAGGACCGGGTCAACAGCAGCACGCCGTTCGACGAAGACAGCCGTTGGAACCGTGCAGCGTTCATCCAGCACCGCTTCCAGGCCGAAACCTTCTCCACCGAACTGGGCCTGCGTCGCGACCAGAACCAGCAGTTTGGCGGCCAGAACAGTTGGAGCGGCACGCTCACCCTGCCGATCAACCCGGACAACGACGTGTTGCTGACCTACAGCGAAAGCTTCCGCGCGCCGACCTTCAACGACCTGTACTACCCGGACTACAGCAACCCGGACCTGAAACCCGAGACGGCCAAAAGCTACGAGTTGCAATGGCGCAGCCAACTGAGCGACAGCGCCCGCCTGGAGACCTCGCTGTACCGCACGGACCTGGAAGACGCGATCATCTTTGGCAGCAACTCACGCCCACAGAACGTCGCCTCGGCGCGGATCAACGGGTTTGAGATGGCTCTGATGCAGGAACTGTTCGGCTGGCAGAGCAACCTTGGCCTGGCCATCATCGACCCGCGCGACCGCGACAGCGGCCACACCCTCGCCCGCCGCGCCCGGCGGACCTTGAGCCTGGACCTGGATCGGCAATTCGACCGCCTGGGCCTGGGTGCCACCTGGCAAGCGGTGAGCGGCAGCTACGACGACGAGAACAACCGCAATGCCCTGGGCGGTTATGCCTTGCTCGGGTTGCGCGGCAGTTGGGCGTTGACCCGGGAAGTGAAGCTGGAGATGAAGGTGGATAACCTGCTGGACAAGGGTTACAGCCGGGCGCTGTATAGCCATGATGGTCAGCAGTATGGGTATCGGGAAGATGGGCGGGCCTGGTTGTTTGGGGTGACTTGGACACCGGATATCTGA
- the ispA gene encoding (2E,6E)-farnesyl diphosphate synthase: MIGAYQASSQARVNAALDSLFSAPSPELARLYEAMRYSVMNGGKRVRPLLAYAACEALGGQAEQANGAACAVELIHAYSLVHDDLPAMDDDDLRRGQPTTHKKFDEACAILAGDGLQSLAFSALLDPALSDCPAQTRLDMVTALALAAGPAGMVGGQAIDLGSVGLKLDQSALEYMHRHKTGALIEASVKLGALASGRAAPAQLQALQTYARAIGLAFQVQDDILDVESDTQTLGKRQGADIARDKPTYPALLGLDAAKAYALELRDQALAALRPFDAAAEPLRDLARYIVERRS, encoded by the coding sequence ATGATCGGCGCCTATCAAGCCAGCAGCCAGGCCCGGGTCAATGCTGCACTGGATAGTTTGTTCAGCGCTCCAAGCCCGGAACTGGCGCGCCTGTACGAAGCCATGCGCTACAGCGTGATGAACGGCGGCAAGCGCGTGCGTCCATTGTTGGCCTATGCCGCGTGCGAAGCCCTGGGCGGCCAGGCCGAGCAGGCCAATGGCGCGGCCTGCGCGGTGGAGCTGATCCACGCGTATTCGCTGGTTCACGATGACTTGCCGGCCATGGACGACGATGACCTGCGTCGCGGCCAGCCAACCACCCACAAAAAATTCGACGAAGCCTGCGCGATCCTGGCTGGCGACGGCTTGCAGAGCCTGGCCTTCAGCGCCCTGCTGGACCCGGCCCTGAGCGATTGCCCGGCGCAGACTCGCCTGGACATGGTCACTGCCCTGGCGCTGGCGGCCGGCCCCGCCGGAATGGTCGGCGGCCAGGCCATCGACCTCGGCTCGGTGGGCTTGAAGCTGGACCAGAGCGCGCTGGAATACATGCACCGGCACAAGACCGGTGCCTTGATCGAGGCCAGCGTCAAACTCGGCGCCCTCGCCAGCGGTCGAGCCGCACCCGCACAGCTACAAGCCTTGCAGACCTACGCCCGGGCCATTGGCCTGGCGTTCCAGGTGCAGGACGACATCCTCGACGTCGAAAGCGATACCCAGACCCTGGGCAAACGCCAGGGCGCCGACATCGCCCGCGACAAGCCGACCTACCCGGCCCTGCTCGGCCTCGACGCCGCCAAGGCCTATGCCCTGGAGTTGCGTGACCAGGCCCTGGCCGCGCTGCGACCCTTTGACGCGGCGGCCGAACCGTTGCGTGACTTGGCGCGATATATCGTCGAACGCCGCAGTTGA
- the ribA gene encoding GTP cyclohydrolase II produces the protein MPVVFVAASKLPTPFAQFTMHGFLDEATGREHVVLSLGDFADGSPVLGRLHSECLTGDALFSQRCDCGSQLEAALQAIAREGRGVLLYLRQEGRGIGLLNKIRAYELQDGGADTVEANERLGFAADLRDYSICLPMLQHLGVKSLRLMTNNPRKVKALTDMGIVVAERVPLHTGHNPHNKLYLATKASKLDHMMGNEHQGEVDRA, from the coding sequence GTGCCTGTCGTTTTTGTTGCCGCTTCCAAGCTGCCGACGCCTTTTGCGCAATTCACCATGCATGGTTTTCTCGATGAAGCCACCGGCCGCGAGCACGTTGTGCTGAGCCTGGGTGATTTCGCCGACGGCAGCCCGGTACTGGGTCGCCTGCACTCCGAATGCCTGACGGGCGACGCCCTGTTCAGCCAGCGCTGCGATTGCGGTTCGCAACTCGAAGCCGCGCTGCAAGCCATCGCCCGTGAAGGCCGTGGTGTGTTGCTGTACCTGCGCCAGGAAGGGCGTGGGATTGGCTTGTTGAACAAGATCCGCGCCTATGAACTTCAAGATGGCGGCGCCGATACCGTCGAAGCCAACGAGCGCCTGGGCTTTGCCGCCGACCTGCGTGACTACAGCATCTGCCTGCCGATGCTCCAACACCTGGGTGTGAAGTCCTTGCGGCTGATGACTAACAACCCGCGCAAGGTCAAGGCGCTGACCGACATGGGCATCGTGGTCGCCGAGCGTGTGCCGCTGCACACCGGCCATAATCCGCATAACAAACTTTATCTGGCGACCAAGGCCAGCAAGCTCGACCACATGATGGGCAACGAGCACCAGGGCGAGGTTGACCGGGCGTGA
- a CDS encoding phosphatidylglycerophosphatase A yields MTDHPNQVPAEFVPPSVWRNPWHFLAFGFGSGTLPKAPGTWGSLVALPFIPLWQMLPDWGYWLMLGITMLFGFWLCGKVADDLRVHDHEGIVWDEMVGMWITLWLVPEGWYWLLTGFLVFRFFDILKPWPIRWIDRHVHGGVGIMLDDVLAGVFAWLAMQGLVWCFT; encoded by the coding sequence GTGACAGATCATCCCAACCAGGTCCCGGCGGAGTTCGTTCCGCCTTCGGTCTGGCGCAATCCCTGGCATTTCCTGGCATTTGGCTTCGGTTCGGGTACTTTGCCTAAAGCCCCTGGCACCTGGGGCTCGCTGGTTGCGCTACCCTTCATACCGTTGTGGCAGATGTTGCCGGATTGGGGCTATTGGCTGATGCTGGGCATCACCATGCTGTTTGGCTTCTGGCTGTGTGGCAAAGTGGCGGACGATTTGCGGGTGCACGACCATGAAGGCATCGTCTGGGACGAAATGGTCGGCATGTGGATCACCTTGTGGCTGGTACCAGAAGGCTGGTACTGGTTGCTGACGGGTTTTCTGGTGTTCCGTTTCTTCGATATTCTCAAGCCGTGGCCCATTCGCTGGATCGACCGGCATGTGCACGGCGGTGTCGGTATCATGCTCGATGATGTGTTGGCCGGGGTTTTCGCCTGGCTGGCAATGCAAGGATTGGTGTGGTGTTTCACCTGA
- a CDS encoding Fic family protein, translating to MAFHWIWQQPDWPGFHWQAEALAPLLRECVQAQGQLLGMTGAVTTSISVQNELDALLQNIVTSSAIEGEQLNVGSVRSSLARRLGLEQVDDTPVSHRSEGLANLLLDATRHFNQPLTIERLLEWHEWLFPDQASDLAHRQIRVGALRGAEPMQVVSGRLDRPTVHFEAPPRQGLEQQLQTFVDWFEASRHQAELDPLLRAGIAHFWFVTLHPFDDGNGRLTRTLTDLALAQGEAQAIRFYAMSVSILEDRAGYYRILESSQKATLDITAWLTWFLQTLLRSLHKAMTQIESVLGKTRFWQAHRASALTPEQTKVLNRLLDGGEKGFEHGISAAQYQAVTKVSKATATRHLTELLEKGCLERMPGGGRSTRYRINYPAN from the coding sequence ATGGCATTCCATTGGATCTGGCAACAGCCCGACTGGCCCGGTTTTCACTGGCAAGCTGAAGCATTGGCACCGCTGCTGCGCGAATGCGTGCAGGCCCAGGGTCAATTGCTCGGCATGACCGGCGCGGTCACGACTTCGATCAGCGTCCAGAACGAACTGGATGCCTTGCTGCAAAACATCGTGACCTCCTCGGCTATCGAAGGAGAGCAATTGAATGTCGGCTCGGTGCGCTCTTCCCTGGCCCGGCGCCTGGGCCTCGAACAAGTCGATGACACGCCGGTCAGCCACCGCAGCGAAGGCTTGGCGAACCTGTTGCTGGACGCGACCCGGCACTTCAACCAGCCCCTGACCATCGAGCGCTTGCTGGAATGGCACGAGTGGTTGTTTCCTGATCAAGCGAGCGACCTTGCCCATAGGCAGATCCGCGTAGGTGCGTTGCGCGGTGCCGAACCGATGCAAGTGGTCTCAGGCCGACTGGACCGACCTACCGTTCACTTCGAGGCGCCGCCTCGTCAGGGCCTTGAACAGCAATTGCAAACGTTCGTCGACTGGTTCGAGGCCAGTCGTCATCAGGCCGAGCTCGATCCGTTGTTGCGTGCCGGTATTGCTCACTTCTGGTTTGTCACCCTGCATCCGTTCGACGATGGCAATGGTCGCCTCACCCGTACCCTGACCGACCTCGCACTGGCCCAGGGCGAAGCCCAAGCGATCCGTTTCTATGCCATGTCGGTGAGTATCCTGGAAGACCGCGCCGGCTATTACCGAATCCTCGAAAGCAGTCAGAAAGCCACACTGGATATCACGGCCTGGTTGACCTGGTTCCTGCAGACCCTGTTACGCAGCCTGCACAAAGCGATGACGCAGATCGAAAGCGTGTTGGGTAAGACGCGGTTCTGGCAAGCCCATCGCGCTTCGGCACTCACGCCTGAACAGACCAAAGTGCTGAATCGGTTGCTCGATGGCGGTGAAAAAGGCTTTGAGCACGGGATCAGCGCTGCTCAATACCAGGCCGTGACCAAGGTCTCCAAGGCGACGGCCACCCGGCATCTGACGGAACTGCTGGAGAAAGGCTGCCTGGAGCGAATGCCTGGCGGAGGGCGCAGCACGCGGTACCGAATCAACTATCCAGCCAACTGA
- a CDS encoding cobalamin-binding protein: MSRWLAVLLLAVSASTVAAPRVVSLAPSLSEIVVELESADLLVGVLDGGDRPPMLQDLPSVGRYGQLDMEHLLSLKPDLLLLWPGSVGPAQRQQLKGLGIPLYIADPHSLDQLITQIEAIAMQLGRPERGVQRAAQLRVRLEELRQRYRRATPLPVFYQVWDRPLYTVGGGQIISDALAVCGARNVFADLSVPAPQVSVESVLQRNPQVLLATEQAQLDAWKAWPQLPAVTQGRLLLVRDKGLERPSGQMIEATARLCELIAPDR; this comes from the coding sequence ATGAGCCGCTGGCTGGCGGTCCTGCTGCTGGCCGTCAGTGCCTCGACGGTGGCGGCCCCGCGTGTCGTCAGCCTGGCACCGTCACTCTCGGAAATCGTCGTTGAACTGGAGTCCGCTGACCTGCTCGTGGGCGTGCTGGATGGCGGTGACCGTCCGCCGATGCTGCAAGACCTGCCCTCGGTCGGCCGTTACGGGCAACTGGACATGGAGCACCTGCTCAGCCTCAAGCCCGATCTGCTCCTGCTCTGGCCCGGCAGCGTTGGCCCGGCCCAGCGCCAGCAGCTCAAGGGCCTGGGCATTCCCCTCTATATCGCTGACCCCCACAGTCTCGACCAACTCATCACGCAAATCGAAGCCATCGCCATGCAGCTCGGCCGCCCGGAGCGGGGTGTGCAGCGAGCGGCGCAGTTGCGCGTGCGTCTTGAGGAACTGCGCCAGCGTTACCGGCGCGCCACGCCATTGCCGGTGTTCTATCAGGTCTGGGATCGGCCGCTGTACACCGTTGGTGGCGGGCAGATCATCAGTGATGCATTGGCAGTGTGCGGGGCGCGGAACGTCTTCGCCGACCTGAGCGTGCCGGCGCCGCAGGTGAGCGTGGAGTCGGTGCTGCAGCGCAATCCACAGGTTCTCCTCGCCACGGAGCAGGCGCAGCTTGATGCCTGGAAAGCCTGGCCGCAGTTGCCGGCGGTGACGCAGGGACGGTTGCTGTTAGTGCGTGACAAGGGGCTGGAGCGACCCAGTGGGCAGATGATCGAGGCGACGGCACGGTTGTGTGAGTTGATTGCGCCGGACAGGTAG
- a CDS encoding MFS transporter — MTRGQVRRRLAVSWWKYLALALVPLFVINLVFGQGEAILPVLAMPLFIAGVASMFVSLRFFGPYKHALVATQKALDTPEEPQAWIALAARRRAAFLVAGLPAWIGALAVFVGLEAVPLMLLALSSTVLFYLYRIPRQLG, encoded by the coding sequence GTGACGCGTGGTCAGGTTCGGCGGCGACTGGCCGTCAGTTGGTGGAAATACCTGGCACTGGCCCTGGTACCGCTGTTCGTGATCAACCTGGTGTTTGGCCAGGGCGAAGCGATCCTGCCGGTGTTGGCGATGCCGCTGTTCATTGCTGGCGTGGCGTCGATGTTCGTCAGCCTGCGATTCTTCGGGCCTTATAAACACGCCTTGGTTGCAACCCAGAAAGCCCTCGATACACCGGAAGAACCCCAGGCCTGGATTGCTCTGGCGGCTCGCCGTCGTGCAGCCTTTCTTGTCGCGGGGCTGCCAGCCTGGATCGGCGCCCTTGCCGTGTTCGTGGGCCTGGAGGCGGTGCCGCTGATGTTGCTGGCCTTGTCCTCCACGGTACTGTTCTACCTGTATCGCATCCCGCGTCAGCTCGGCTGA
- the thiL gene encoding thiamine-phosphate kinase, with the protein MGEFELIRNYFAAAPCAQGGEGVALGIGDDCALLAVPPGEQLAVSTDTLVAGVHFPDPCDPFLLGQRSLAVAVSDLAAMGATPVAFTLALTLPTVTADWLQAYARGLNQMARACGVALVGGDTTRGPLSLTMTVFGRVPSGQALTRSGAQPGDWLCVGGELGNAAGALPLVLGQRSAEPVVAEPLLAHYWSPCPQIDLGLALRGKASAAMDISDGLLADCGHIALASGVALQVERDRLPLSNALVAFLGRTDAARAALSGGDDYVLLFTVAPGRLAALQAEGWPIHVIGRVQAGQGVTLVDNTGQDITPQIRGYQHFRETP; encoded by the coding sequence ATGGGCGAATTTGAGCTGATCCGTAATTACTTCGCCGCCGCGCCCTGCGCGCAAGGCGGCGAGGGCGTTGCGCTGGGGATCGGCGACGACTGCGCCTTGCTGGCCGTTCCTCCCGGGGAACAGCTGGCGGTGTCCACCGACACACTCGTGGCCGGCGTGCATTTCCCAGACCCGTGCGACCCGTTCCTGCTCGGCCAGCGCTCGCTGGCCGTGGCGGTCAGCGACCTGGCGGCCATGGGCGCCACGCCTGTGGCCTTTACCCTTGCCTTGACCCTGCCGACGGTGACTGCCGATTGGCTGCAAGCCTATGCCCGCGGTTTGAACCAGATGGCCCGGGCCTGTGGCGTGGCGCTGGTGGGCGGAGATACCACGCGTGGACCACTGAGCCTGACCATGACCGTGTTCGGTCGCGTGCCGTCCGGCCAGGCCTTGACCCGTAGCGGCGCGCAGCCTGGCGATTGGCTGTGTGTTGGCGGTGAGCTGGGCAATGCCGCCGGTGCATTGCCGCTGGTACTCGGCCAGCGTAGCGCCGAACCTGTCGTCGCCGAGCCACTGCTGGCCCATTACTGGTCACCATGTCCGCAGATCGACCTGGGCCTGGCGCTACGTGGCAAGGCCAGCGCGGCGATGGATATTTCCGACGGCCTGCTGGCCGATTGCGGGCATATCGCCCTGGCGTCCGGGGTGGCCTTACAGGTTGAACGCGATCGACTGCCGCTGTCCAACGCTCTAGTAGCCTTTCTGGGCCGCACGGATGCCGCCCGCGCGGCCCTGAGCGGCGGTGATGACTACGTGCTGCTGTTCACCGTGGCACCGGGCCGATTGGCGGCATTACAGGCCGAAGGCTGGCCGATCCACGTGATCGGTCGCGTACAGGCCGGGCAAGGCGTCACGCTGGTCGACAACACCGGGCAGGACATCACCCCGCAAATCCGCGGCTATCAACATTTTCGGGAGACACCGTGA
- the nusB gene encoding transcription antitermination factor NusB, translated as MISDESDRFNPRDPKPADAGKPSKSAKRREARQLATQALYQWHMAKQSLNEIEAQFRVDNDFSDVDGAYFREILHGVPQFKTEIDTALTPCLDLTIEELDPVELAVLRLSTWELLKRVDVPYRVVINEGIELAKVFGSTDGHKFVNGVLDKLAPRLREAEVKAFKR; from the coding sequence GTGATTAGCGACGAAAGCGATCGTTTCAACCCGCGCGATCCCAAGCCAGCCGATGCCGGCAAGCCGTCGAAAAGCGCCAAGCGTCGCGAAGCCCGTCAGCTCGCGACCCAGGCGCTGTATCAATGGCACATGGCCAAGCAATCGCTGAACGAGATCGAAGCGCAGTTTCGGGTCGATAACGATTTCAGTGATGTCGACGGTGCTTACTTCCGCGAGATCCTGCACGGGGTCCCGCAGTTCAAGACCGAAATCGACACCGCGCTCACGCCATGCCTGGACCTGACCATCGAAGAGCTGGACCCGGTCGAACTGGCGGTCCTGCGCCTGTCCACCTGGGAACTGCTCAAGCGCGTCGACGTCCCGTACCGCGTGGTGATCAACGAAGGGATCGAGTTGGCGAAAGTCTTCGGTTCCACCGATGGCCACAAGTTCGTCAACGGTGTGCTCGACAAACTCGCCCCGCGTCTGCGTGAAGCTGAAGTGAAGGCGTTCAAGCGCTGA
- a CDS encoding substrate-binding periplasmic protein, with amino-acid sequence MGVSRALLLLLCLGACVGVGVAESASLPDKVRAASEEWADYTQADGQGMGWDILRAVFEPEGVKLEIRSVPYTRSIGLVQRGEVDVQVGAYRDESEGVLYPKWHYDVDHIYALGLASKPTPTLATIGNYRLVWMRGYEYNNYLPNIRRFNEIHRAVGILPMLIHERADFYIDASMEIEEVLAKADDPKQFKLSPLINLPLYLGFANTANGKALLDLFDRRMEVLVKTGQLKPIFERWKQPYPFDENGKPPKP; translated from the coding sequence ATGGGCGTAAGTCGCGCACTGTTGCTGTTGCTGTGTCTGGGAGCCTGTGTGGGGGTTGGGGTTGCCGAGTCGGCGTCGCTTCCCGACAAGGTCCGCGCAGCCAGCGAGGAGTGGGCCGATTACACCCAGGCCGACGGCCAGGGCATGGGCTGGGACATCTTGCGCGCGGTGTTCGAGCCAGAAGGCGTCAAGCTGGAGATCCGCAGCGTGCCCTACACTCGCTCGATCGGGTTGGTGCAGCGTGGTGAGGTCGACGTGCAGGTCGGCGCCTATCGGGATGAGTCCGAAGGCGTGCTTTATCCCAAGTGGCACTACGACGTCGATCACATCTATGCCCTGGGGCTGGCGTCCAAGCCAACGCCGACCCTGGCGACGATTGGTAACTATCGACTGGTATGGATGCGCGGCTACGAATACAACAACTACCTGCCCAACATCCGCCGTTTCAACGAAATCCACCGGGCGGTGGGGATCTTGCCCATGCTGATTCATGAACGAGCGGATTTCTACATCGATGCATCGATGGAAATCGAAGAAGTGCTCGCCAAGGCCGACGATCCCAAGCAGTTCAAACTCTCACCGCTGATCAATTTGCCGCTGTACCTGGGCTTTGCCAACACCGCAAACGGAAAGGCGCTGCTTGATCTGTTCGACCGGCGCATGGAGGTACTGGTGAAAACTGGCCAGCTCAAACCGATTTTCGAACGTTGGAAGCAACCCTATCCTTTCGACGAGAATGGCAAGCCACCGAAGCCGTAA